GGCGCAGGCCGCGACGACGCTCGGCTCCGGGTACTGGCACACGAGCGGCCGGCAGATCCTCGATTCGGCCAATCAGCCGGTGCGTATCGCAGGGGTCAACTGGTTCGGCTTCGAGACGTCGAACTACGTCGCGCACGGCCTATGGAGCCGTGACTACAAGAGCATGATCGACCAGATGAAGTCGTTGGGATACAACACGATCCGGCTGCCCTACAGCGACGACATCTTCAAGAACACCATGCCGCAGAGCATCAACTACTCCGGTGGCATGAACGCGGACCTCTCGGGCCTGAACTCGCTCCAGGTCATGGACAAGATCGTCGACTATGCGGGCGCCGTCGGCCTCAAGGTCATCCTGGACCGGCACCGGCCCGACTCCAGCGGCCAGTCGGCGCTGTGGTACACCAGCGCGGTCCCCGAGTCCACCTGGATCTCGGACATGAAAGCGCTGGCCACCCGGTACCTGAACAACCCCGCGGTGATCGGCATCGATCTGCACAACGAACCGCACGACCCGGCCTGCTGGGGCTGCGGCGACGTCACCACGGACTGGCGCTTGGCCGCGGAGCGAGGCGGCAACGCGGTGCTCTCGGTCAACCCGAATCTGCTGATCTTCGTCGAGGGCGTCCAGACCTTCAACGGCCAGTCCGACTGGTGGGGCGGCAACCTGGCGGGCGTCGCGCAGTACCCGGTCGTCCTGAACGTCGCGAACCGCGTCGTCTACTCGCCGCACGACTACGCCACCAGCGTCGCGCAGCAGTCCTGGTTCACCGACCCGACGTTCCCGAACAACATGCCGGGCATCTGGGACACCTACTGGGGCTACATCTTCAAGCAGAACATCGCCCCGGTCTGGCTCGGCGAGTTCGGCACCACGCTGACCGCCACCACGGACCAGACCTGGCTCAAGACCCTGGTGACCTACCTCCGGCCGACCAGCCAGTACGGCGGCGACACCTTCTCGTGGACGTTCTGGTCCTGGAACCCGGACTCGGGCGACACCGGCGGAATCCTGAAGGACGACTGGCAGACCGTCGACACGGTCAAGGACGGCTACCTGGCCAGTATCAAAGCGCCGGGCTTCGGCGGCGGCACCACCACGGGCGGCGACTCCACTCCCCCGGCGGTCCCGACCGGCCTGTCCGTGACCGGCACGACTTCCTCGAGCGTCTCGCTGTCCTGGGCGCCCTCGACCGACAACGTCGCCGTCACCGGCTACCAGGTCTTCCGCAACGGTACGCAGGTCGGCTCACCCACGGGCACGACGTTCACCGACACGGGCCTGACACCGGGAACCGCGTACTCCTACCAGGTCCTGGCCTTCGACGCGGCAGCCAACTTCTCGGCGAAGTCCACCGCCGTCTCCGCCACCACGGCCAGCGCCACCGCCTCGGGCTGCTCGGCGAGCTGGCACATCGACAGCAGTTGGGGCGGCGGCTTCAACGTCACCGTCACGGTGACCAACACGAGCACGACCAAGACGACCGCGGGCTGGTCGGTCGGCTGGACCTGGTCCGGCGGCCAGAGCGTGGCCAGCATGTGGAACGCCGTGAGCGCCGTCTCGGGCAGCAACGAGACCGCGACGAACGAGCCGTACAACGGCGCGCTCGCCCCCGGCGCCGCCACCAGCTTCGGTTTCCAGGCCACCGGCGGCTCGGCCACCCCGGCCCTCTCCTGCACCGCGAGCTGACCCTGACGAATATCGAGGAGTGCTGATTTGCAAGTGCACTAGGGCCGCGCTGACGGCCAGACGGTCGGCCCGCGCAGCGCAGCGCGGGCCGACCCTGCTTTCGCCCCGCTTCGAACCTGACCGAGGCCACAGCGGAAATGCGCAGCCACGCGAAGGCCATGCCGCTCACTCTTCCTCGGCGAGGCCGGTCGCGCCAGTAGCACTGGTCCACCGGACGCCACGGCAAAGACTGTCATCGCTCTTTTACGTCCATGTGGGCGTTTCTTCCCGCCCGCGAACACGACGGCTCGCTGACCGCCATCGGATCGCAGACAGCGCCCGGCACCGTCGGCGGCTAGGGCATCGTCGCATCCTGACAGGTGACGCCCGCGAGCCGGTAACCGCAGTTTCGCGCGTACCGGCTCGTCCCATCTGTCGGCGATGTTCGCCGGCTCCACCCCGACTCCGAGGCACAGATGCTTCGGTCGCGGACGCCGGCAACCGGTGACGCACCTCGCTCGCTACGCGAGCGCGATCTGTTCGAGGATCTGCTGAATTGGGCGGGACTCGGGCCGGCGGGCAGCGGCGTCATCGCCTCCGGCCTGATTCGCGTATGAGGACAGCCGGCGTGCCGGGAGACCGAGGTTCGACGAAAATTGCGCGAGCGGGCGCGGAAGGACCCGCTGAAGTTCACAGGAAAGCGCCTGACTTGGTCAAGGATATGAGACTGCTGCTCGGACCCGAAGGGATACGGGTCGCGCGAGGGAGGCTCAGTCTTTAACGGAACCGGCCAGCATGCCCGTGACCAGGAACCGCTGGGAGAAGAGGAACACCGTCACCACGGGGGTGGTCGCCAGCAAGGTGGCGAGCGCGAGTTCCGGACGCGCGATGGACATGGACGTGAGGCCAACTTGAATCGGGAACTGGGTGCTCTGCGGCAACAGCACGTAGGGCAGGAAGTAGGTGGTCCAGTTGGTGACGAAGCTGAAGAAGCCGACGAGCGCGACGACCGGCATCGCGAGCGGCAGCACCACCCGGCGGAAGGCGCCGAATTCCGTGCAGCCGTCGAGCCGCGCGGCCTCAAGCAGCGATCCGGGAACCGCCGTGTCGAAGTAGATGTACGCCAGATAGACACCGAAAGGGTAGAACGAAAAGGGCAGGATGATCGACCATATCGTGCCGATCAGGTGTACGGCGTTGACCTCCAGGAACAGCGGCACGACCAACGTCGTGCTGGGCATCAGCATGACGACCAGAGTCGAAACGAGCAGCGTGCGCCGCCCCGGGAAGTCCGTCCGCGCCAGCGCGTAGCCGACGGGAATGGACACTGTGAGGGTGATGGCCAGCGCGGCGAACGAGTAGACGGCGGAGTTGCGCAGCCATAGGAAGACCGTGCCGTCCTGATATCTGGTCAGCGCGTCCCAGTTGGCTTGCAGAGTGTGCCAGGAGCCGAAGGAGAGTGGCTTGGCATTCACAAGCTGGTACTCCGTCTTCGTGGCAGCCAATAGCAGCCAGAGCACCG
This genomic window from Actinospica robiniae DSM 44927 contains:
- a CDS encoding carbohydrate ABC transporter permease — its product is MSNEPRVDAPVPTAHVRRRDAARTRRRRTGRTGRNPVAVVVLLLFAVFFGLPVLWLLLAATKTEYQLVNAKPLSFGSWHTLQANWDALTRYQDGTVFLWLRNSAVYSFAALAITLTVSIPVGYALARTDFPGRRTLLVSTLVVMLMPSTTLVVPLFLEVNAVHLIGTIWSIILPFSFYPFGVYLAYIYFDTAVPGSLLEAARLDGCTEFGAFRRVVLPLAMPVVALVGFFSFVTNWTTYFLPYVLLPQSTQFPIQVGLTSMSIARPELALATLLATTPVVTVFLFSQRFLVTGMLAGSVKD
- a CDS encoding cellulase family glycosylhydrolase produces the protein MWNPLKRLRTVLAATVGVALLSTAMAAGPAQAATTLGSGYWHTSGRQILDSANQPVRIAGVNWFGFETSNYVAHGLWSRDYKSMIDQMKSLGYNTIRLPYSDDIFKNTMPQSINYSGGMNADLSGLNSLQVMDKIVDYAGAVGLKVILDRHRPDSSGQSALWYTSAVPESTWISDMKALATRYLNNPAVIGIDLHNEPHDPACWGCGDVTTDWRLAAERGGNAVLSVNPNLLIFVEGVQTFNGQSDWWGGNLAGVAQYPVVLNVANRVVYSPHDYATSVAQQSWFTDPTFPNNMPGIWDTYWGYIFKQNIAPVWLGEFGTTLTATTDQTWLKTLVTYLRPTSQYGGDTFSWTFWSWNPDSGDTGGILKDDWQTVDTVKDGYLASIKAPGFGGGTTTGGDSTPPAVPTGLSVTGTTSSSVSLSWAPSTDNVAVTGYQVFRNGTQVGSPTGTTFTDTGLTPGTAYSYQVLAFDAAANFSAKSTAVSATTASATASGCSASWHIDSSWGGGFNVTVTVTNTSTTKTTAGWSVGWTWSGGQSVASMWNAVSAVSGSNETATNEPYNGALAPGAATSFGFQATGGSATPALSCTAS